A stretch of the Fusobacterium varium genome encodes the following:
- a CDS encoding phosphoglucomutase — protein sequence MKKINFLKWNKLSRINFEKNLILGTQKNFYKYLEFGTGGMRGIMGMGTNRMNIYMIRKATQGLSNYLINSKGNIGKNKGVVVAYDCRINSYEFALNSALVLCANGIKTYLFSSLRSTPELSFAVRELGCQAGIMITASHNPKEYNGYKVYWEEGGQLVEPQASGIIEEVNKTDEFEDVKLITQEEATNLGLLNILNDELDSKYLENVKKESILKDLFSKENFKLVYSPLHGTGGRPVKRLLNELGYKNVYIVKAQEKPDGEFPTCSYANPEEKNVFDFSLKLADEIGAKVCLANDPDADRTGMMVKENNEWIYLNGNQIGMLLLKYILDNKKEIPENGAVVTTIVSTPILDKIAEERNLKVFRTLTGFKYIGEKIREFEEGKYDNSFVFGMEESIGYLKGTYVRDKDGILGVMLLTEMTAYFENMGTSSIRELEKLYDKYGWYSEITYPVTREGMQGTEEIKKMMEELRKRDLKALLNKKINIVKDYKLKKERNYLNNSESTLFLPKSDVIQYILEDETHITVRPSGTEPKIKYYIYTKGKSKKEAGEKLENILNDFKEYMELLLN from the coding sequence ATGAAAAAAATTAATTTTTTGAAATGGAATAAATTAAGTAGGATTAACTTTGAAAAAAATTTAATATTAGGAACTCAAAAGAATTTCTATAAATACCTTGAATTTGGAACAGGTGGAATGAGGGGAATAATGGGTATGGGAACTAATCGTATGAATATATATATGATTAGAAAAGCTACTCAGGGACTTTCAAACTATTTAATTAATTCGAAAGGAAATATAGGAAAGAATAAAGGTGTTGTGGTTGCATATGATTGTCGTATTAATTCATATGAATTTGCTTTGAATTCAGCATTAGTTTTATGCGCTAATGGAATAAAAACATATCTGTTTTCTTCTTTAAGGAGCACTCCAGAACTTTCATTTGCTGTAAGAGAACTAGGATGTCAAGCTGGAATAATGATAACAGCTTCACATAATCCTAAAGAATATAATGGATATAAGGTATATTGGGAAGAAGGAGGACAATTAGTAGAACCTCAAGCCTCTGGAATAATAGAGGAAGTAAATAAAACAGATGAATTTGAAGATGTAAAGCTTATAACTCAAGAAGAAGCTACAAATTTAGGTCTATTAAATATTCTAAATGATGAATTAGATAGTAAATATTTAGAAAATGTAAAGAAAGAATCTATTCTAAAAGATTTATTTAGTAAAGAAAATTTTAAATTAGTATATTCACCTCTTCATGGAACAGGTGGAAGACCAGTAAAGAGATTACTTAATGAATTGGGATATAAAAATGTATATATAGTTAAAGCGCAGGAGAAACCAGATGGAGAATTTCCAACTTGTTCATATGCCAATCCAGAAGAAAAAAATGTATTTGATTTTTCATTAAAGTTAGCTGATGAAATAGGAGCTAAAGTATGTTTAGCAAATGATCCAGATGCAGATAGAACTGGAATGATGGTAAAAGAAAATAATGAATGGATATATTTAAATGGAAATCAGATAGGAATGCTTCTTTTAAAATATATTTTAGATAATAAAAAAGAAATACCTGAGAATGGGGCTGTAGTTACAACAATAGTTTCTACCCCAATACTAGATAAAATAGCTGAAGAAAGAAATTTAAAAGTATTTAGAACTCTTACAGGATTTAAATATATAGGAGAAAAGATAAGAGAATTTGAAGAAGGAAAATATGATAATTCTTTTGTATTTGGAATGGAAGAATCTATTGGATATCTAAAAGGAACTTATGTAAGAGATAAAGATGGAATACTTGGAGTAATGCTTTTAACTGAAATGACAGCATATTTTGAAAATATGGGAACTTCTTCAATAAGGGAACTAGAAAAGCTTTATGATAAATATGGTTGGTATAGTGAAATAACATATCCTGTAACAAGAGAAGGAATGCAAGGAACAGAAGAGATAAAAAAAATGATGGAAGAACTTAGAAAAAGAGATTTAAAAGCTCTTTTAAATAAGAAGATAAATATTGTAAAAGACTATAAATTAAAAAAAGAAAGGAATTATTTAAATAATTCTGAATCAACTTTATTTCTTCCTAAGTCAGATGTTATTCAGTATATTTTAGAAGATGAAACACACATAACAGTAAGACCATCAGGAACAGAACCAAAGATAAAATATTACATCTATACTAAAGGAAAGAGCAAGAAAGAAGCAGGTGAAAAACTGGAGAACATATTAAATGATTTTAAAGAGTATATGGAATTACTTTTGAACTAG
- the mnaA gene encoding UDP-N-acetylglucosamine 2-epimerase, giving the protein MKVGLIFGTRPEAIKMSPVYHELKKNGIDVRVIVTGQHKEMLYQVLDLFEIKPDYDLEIMKQGQGLSELTGRLMLELDKIVKKEKFDYILVQGDTTSVLTGALTAFYNQIPVGHIEAGLRTGDIYSPFPEEANRKLVGSIADIHFAPTDVNVNNLLKENYPKEKIIKCGNTVIDALYWVKKNKNKDIKEIKKKYGVDNKKYILITMHRRENWGKPMEETLRAVRDYLEKHEDIYLVFPMHLNPLVRDTAHRVLDGFERKILIEPLEYLEFIAIMDGAHYIMTDSGGVQEEAPSLGKPTLVLRDTTERPEAIEAGTAKLTGTKYEEVIKDMELLEGETYEKMSKANNPYGDGKTSEKIREYIEGRI; this is encoded by the coding sequence ATGAAAGTAGGATTAATATTTGGCACAAGACCTGAAGCGATAAAAATGTCTCCAGTATATCACGAACTTAAAAAAAATGGAATAGATGTAAGAGTTATAGTTACAGGTCAGCATAAAGAAATGCTTTATCAGGTATTAGACCTATTTGAAATAAAACCTGATTATGACTTAGAGATAATGAAACAGGGACAAGGGCTTTCAGAACTTACAGGAAGATTGATGTTAGAACTGGATAAAATAGTAAAAAAAGAAAAATTTGACTATATCTTAGTTCAGGGAGATACAACATCAGTTCTCACAGGAGCATTAACAGCTTTCTATAATCAAATACCAGTAGGACATATAGAAGCTGGACTCAGAACAGGAGATATATACTCTCCATTTCCAGAGGAAGCAAATAGAAAACTGGTTGGAAGTATAGCTGATATACATTTTGCGCCTACAGATGTAAATGTAAATAATTTACTGAAAGAAAATTATCCTAAAGAGAAGATAATAAAATGTGGAAATACAGTTATAGATGCTCTTTACTGGGTAAAGAAAAATAAGAATAAAGATATAAAAGAAATAAAGAAAAAATATGGAGTAGATAATAAAAAATATATTCTCATAACAATGCATAGAAGAGAAAACTGGGGAAAACCAATGGAAGAAACTCTAAGAGCAGTCAGAGATTATCTGGAGAAACATGAAGATATTTACTTAGTCTTTCCAATGCATTTAAATCCTCTAGTTAGAGATACAGCCCATAGAGTGTTAGATGGATTTGAAAGAAAAATCTTAATAGAACCTTTAGAGTATCTTGAATTTATAGCAATAATGGATGGAGCTCATTATATAATGACAGATTCCGGAGGAGTACAGGAAGAGGCACCAAGTTTAGGAAAGCCAACACTTGTACTAAGAGATACAACAGAGAGGCCAGAAGCAATAGAAGCAGGAACAGCAAAACTTACAGGAACAAAATATGAAGAGGTAATAAAAGATATGGAACTATTAGAGGGAGAAACTTATGAAAAAATGTCTAAGGCTAATAATCCATATGGAGATGGAAAAACATCAGAAAAAATAAGAGAGTATATAGAAGGTAGAATTTAG
- a CDS encoding mannose-1-phosphate guanyltransferase, whose translation MLTAIIMAGGSGERFWPLSTPERPKQLLKIFSDKTMIRETVDRILPIIEAENIFIATNIIQAKEIEKELSDIPRENIIIEPAFKDTAAAIGYSSLIIENRFKNKLKDGEKLEVVVLASDHLIKEEEKFRKVILIAAKEAKENGMIVTLGIRPDKPETGYGYIEVKDDEIELNSICKVKRFREKPSQELVESYLASGKYLWNSGMFIFTTDTIFKNFEVLMEEHSTIFKEIEKEFKENLAGEELSKKVEKYFDKFEKISIDFGIMEYSKNIRVIPVDIGWNDIGSFNAFDEIFEKDENGNVVRGKEIRELDSKNNIVISDDLNISLLGIENLVIVKNSNNLLITKRKKIQDIKKLLKIQKEK comes from the coding sequence ATGTTAACAGCAATTATTATGGCAGGAGGAAGTGGAGAGAGATTTTGGCCATTATCAACACCAGAAAGACCAAAACAGCTTCTAAAAATATTTTCAGACAAAACTATGATAAGAGAAACTGTTGACAGGATACTCCCTATAATAGAAGCAGAAAATATATTTATAGCGACAAATATCATACAAGCAAAAGAGATAGAAAAAGAATTAAGCGATATTCCTAGAGAAAATATAATAATAGAACCAGCTTTTAAAGATACAGCAGCAGCAATAGGATATTCTTCTTTGATAATAGAAAACAGATTTAAAAACAAATTAAAAGATGGAGAAAAACTGGAAGTAGTAGTACTAGCTTCAGATCATTTAATTAAAGAAGAAGAGAAATTTAGAAAAGTCATACTAATTGCAGCAAAGGAAGCAAAAGAAAATGGAATGATAGTTACTTTAGGAATAAGGCCAGATAAACCAGAAACAGGATATGGGTATATAGAAGTAAAAGATGATGAGATAGAACTTAATTCTATATGTAAAGTAAAAAGATTTAGAGAAAAGCCAAGTCAGGAATTAGTTGAAAGTTATTTAGCAAGTGGGAAATATCTTTGGAACAGTGGAATGTTTATATTTACAACAGATACTATATTTAAAAATTTTGAAGTATTGATGGAAGAACATTCAACAATATTTAAAGAAATAGAAAAAGAATTTAAAGAGAATTTAGCAGGAGAAGAGCTTAGCAAGAAAGTAGAGAAATACTTTGATAAGTTTGAAAAAATATCAATAGATTTTGGAATAATGGAATATTCGAAGAATATACGAGTAATACCAGTAGATATTGGGTGGAATGATATAGGAAGCTTTAATGCATTTGATGAGATATTTGAAAAAGATGAAAATGGAAATGTAGTAAGAGGAAAAGAGATAAGAGAATTAGACTCAAAAAATAATATAGTGATATCAGATGACTTAAACATATCATTATTGGGAATAGAAAATTTGGTAATAGTAAAAAATAGCAATAATTTATTAATAACAAAACGCAAAAAGATACAGGATATTAAAAAATTATTAAAAATACAAAAGGAAAAATAA
- a CDS encoding putative mannosyltransferase translates to MKDKVVYMISSLFYPSIGGVENHIYNLSKTIILRNKTIKVKVIKPVINLEENNIYILDGIEIHEIPVGNKRDEEKYNKYKNKSKGNLIGFLYGYKRKYFFNKYNKILLNYIENDLIQEKKDFIIHQHDFISNIILSKKLSKKYKIIFTNHTGEFLFLKKIPLFNNMIIKLLTRHFSFIIGPSDELSSFKTIRKKDTYCYLPNGVDTERFCEISEKEKEKLKVKFGIESNKIIVFSPRRWAPTKGIIYLVKAIKLILDSGNNNLIFYFAGNDYLDYIEYKKEIMNYIEKNNLSKYIKLLGDIDYQKIDQYYKVADIVVLPSLMEAVSLGALEAMSCEKIMIGTNVGGFPQIITNEENGILVKSKNEKELFKVINDLSKNIKKYRYLGINARKFIEKTYDWNNISDKTIEIYNKFWNKCE, encoded by the coding sequence ATGAAAGATAAAGTTGTTTACATGATTTCATCTTTATTTTATCCAAGTATAGGTGGAGTAGAAAATCATATTTATAATTTATCCAAAACGATTATTTTAAGAAATAAAACTATAAAGGTTAAAGTAATAAAACCAGTAATTAATTTAGAGGAAAATAATATTTATATATTAGATGGCATTGAAATTCATGAGATTCCAGTTGGAAATAAAAGAGATGAAGAAAAATATAATAAGTATAAAAATAAATCTAAAGGAAACTTAATAGGATTTTTATATGGATATAAAAGAAAATATTTTTTTAATAAATATAATAAAATTTTACTAAATTATATAGAAAATGATCTAATTCAAGAGAAAAAAGATTTTATTATTCATCAGCATGATTTTATCTCTAATATAATCTTATCTAAAAAACTTTCTAAGAAATATAAAATAATTTTTACAAATCATACTGGAGAGTTTTTGTTTTTAAAAAAAATTCCACTATTTAATAATATGATAATAAAATTACTGACTAGACATTTTTCATTTATTATTGGACCAAGTGATGAACTAAGTTCTTTTAAAACTATTCGCAAGAAAGATACATATTGTTATTTACCCAATGGTGTAGATACAGAAAGATTCTGTGAAATTTCTGAAAAAGAAAAAGAAAAATTAAAAGTTAAATTTGGAATAGAAAGTAATAAAATAATTGTATTTTCTCCTAGAAGGTGGGCACCAACAAAAGGAATCATATATTTAGTAAAAGCAATAAAGTTAATATTGGATTCAGGAAATAATAATTTAATATTTTATTTTGCAGGTAATGACTATTTAGACTATATAGAATATAAAAAAGAAATAATGAATTATATTGAAAAGAATAACTTATCAAAATATATAAAATTGCTTGGAGATATAGATTATCAAAAAATTGATCAATATTATAAAGTAGCAGATATTGTTGTTTTACCTTCTTTAATGGAGGCAGTTAGTTTAGGAGCCTTAGAAGCAATGTCTTGTGAAAAAATAATGATAGGAACTAATGTAGGAGGATTTCCACAAATAATAACAAATGAAGAAAATGGTATTTTAGTAAAAAGTAAAAATGAAAAAGAGTTATTTAAAGTTATAAATGATTTATCAAAAAATATAAAAAAATATAGATATTTAGGAATAAATGCTAGAAAGTTTATAGAAAAAACTTATGACTGGAATAATATTTCTGATAAAACGATAGAAATTTATAATAAATTTTGGAATAAATGTGAATAG
- a CDS encoding putative membrane protein, protein MIKKFLSPYITFYIFSIQFFIWIFFMPNSLNLELKKYGISYKYISNVSIFRFIFFYLIFIFFIFIGTKIKFKSSKINFKYLNKYNNLLMTIWILVELISIKVILFNPIKCLRIFLDGKFYIVLNLIKSQIFFTETLVNIFPLILSISLFFYFSDYKKRSNFFKIIIIFLGTLINGIFLFKRMHFVYFFLIVIYFLIKNKKIKFFKTIKYLILMLILLILGEMLRFGALYAANKGENLLSVNIFIMVIYFLLIAYISSDFNNAMVIFDAESSYQLISTASPFFRKLLLEVTGKYIGYNTIKNWESGHGTVNSLALWWYDFGIFTPIVCLIIGMIIGVVYSNSKRFKNKYSNIQIIAPIIFIGNFMLFRFNSFLLTIILIPIFFLTMYILFLNILIKK, encoded by the coding sequence GTGATAAAAAAATTTTTAAGTCCATATATTACATTCTATATTTTTAGTATTCAATTTTTTATCTGGATATTTTTTATGCCAAATTCTTTAAATTTAGAATTAAAAAAATATGGAATATCATATAAGTATATAAGTAATGTATCTATTTTTAGATTTATATTTTTTTATTTAATATTTATATTTTTTATATTTATAGGAACAAAAATAAAATTTAAATCTTCTAAAATAAATTTTAAATATTTAAATAAATATAATAATCTTTTAATGACAATTTGGATTTTAGTAGAGTTAATAAGTATAAAAGTTATACTATTTAATCCTATAAAATGTCTAAGAATATTTTTAGATGGGAAGTTTTATATAGTTTTGAATTTAATAAAAAGTCAAATATTTTTTACTGAAACGCTTGTGAACATATTTCCATTAATATTGTCAATAAGTTTATTTTTTTATTTTAGTGATTATAAGAAAAGAAGTAATTTTTTTAAAATAATTATAATATTTTTAGGAACTTTAATAAATGGAATATTTTTATTTAAAAGAATGCATTTTGTTTATTTTTTTTTGATAGTTATTTATTTTCTTATAAAAAATAAAAAAATTAAATTTTTTAAAACTATAAAATACTTAATATTGATGTTAATTTTATTAATATTAGGAGAAATGTTAAGATTTGGAGCTTTATATGCTGCAAATAAAGGAGAAAATTTATTATCAGTTAATATTTTTATTATGGTTATTTATTTTTTATTAATAGCTTATATTTCTAGTGACTTTAATAATGCGATGGTTATATTTGATGCAGAATCTTCTTATCAGTTAATAAGTACTGCTTCGCCATTTTTTCGAAAATTATTATTAGAAGTTACAGGTAAATATATAGGTTATAATACAATAAAAAATTGGGAGTCTGGACACGGAACAGTTAATTCTTTAGCACTCTGGTGGTATGATTTTGGTATTTTTACTCCTATAGTATGTTTAATTATAGGTATGATTATAGGAGTAGTTTATTCAAATTCTAAAAGATTTAAAAATAAGTATTCAAATATCCAAATAATAGCTCCAATAATATTTATAGGAAATTTTATGTTGTTTAGATTTAATAGTTTTTTATTAACTATAATATTAATTCCAATATTTTTTTTGACAATGTACATTTTATTTTTAAATATTTTAATAAAAAAATAA
- a CDS encoding putative glycosyltransferase has protein sequence MKIIINGRFLTQNITGVQRFAHEIVNKLDEFMKKDEVVILVPKNILFKDLKYENIEIKKIGFLRGHLWEQLELPYYVWKNQGRLLNLCNTAPVINTGIVIIHDVSTKVNSEFYSRKFSVFYNILNKVITKTSIKILTVSEFSKKEIMKYYNINSSKIDIVNNAWQHMNKINESEKVLEKLRLKNKEFYLGVSSINPNKNFKYIVELAKIYPEKIFVIAGKLNQKVFGNMNLDKIKNLVWVGYISDEELKTLYKTTLGFIYPSFYEGFGIPPLEALACGCKKVYVSNTSCLPEIFEDSVIYLNPYKVEKILNEIEIIKEENIKKILNKYSWEKSIKKIINIINDSIFNDK, from the coding sequence ATGAAAATAATAATTAATGGAAGATTTTTGACTCAAAATATTACAGGAGTTCAAAGATTTGCTCATGAGATAGTAAATAAATTAGATGAATTTATGAAAAAGGATGAAGTAGTAATTTTAGTACCTAAAAATATATTATTTAAAGATTTAAAATATGAAAATATTGAAATAAAAAAAATAGGATTTTTAAGAGGTCATTTATGGGAACAGCTAGAATTACCTTATTATGTTTGGAAGAATCAAGGAAGATTATTAAATTTATGCAACACAGCACCAGTAATAAATACAGGGATAGTGATCATTCATGATGTTTCAACTAAAGTTAATTCTGAATTTTATTCAAGAAAATTTTCTGTATTCTATAATATTTTAAATAAAGTGATTACTAAAACGTCTATAAAAATTTTAACTGTGTCAGAATTTTCAAAAAAAGAAATAATGAAATATTATAATATTAATTCCTCAAAAATAGATATAGTAAATAATGCATGGCAGCATATGAATAAAATAAATGAAAGTGAAAAAGTATTAGAAAAATTAAGATTAAAAAATAAAGAATTTTATTTAGGTGTTTCAAGTATTAATCCTAATAAGAACTTTAAATATATTGTAGAACTAGCTAAAATATATCCAGAAAAAATATTTGTAATAGCAGGAAAACTAAATCAAAAAGTTTTTGGCAATATGAATTTGGATAAAATAAAAAATTTAGTTTGGGTTGGATATATCAGTGATGAAGAATTAAAAACCTTGTATAAAACTACTTTAGGATTTATATATCCATCATTTTATGAGGGATTTGGAATACCACCATTAGAGGCATTAGCATGTGGCTGTAAAAAAGTATATGTATCAAATACAAGCTGTTTACCAGAAATATTTGAAGATAGTGTAATTTATTTAAATCCATATAAAGTAGAAAAAATATTAAATGAGATAGAAATTATAAAAGAAGAAAATATAAAAAAAATATTAAATAAATATTCTTGGGAAAAAAGTATCAAAAAAATCATTAATATTATTAATGATTCTATATTTAATGATAAATAA
- a CDS encoding polyprenyl glycosylphosphotransferase encodes MKRQSSKILMIVLQFLFYFLINKIFKVPDRIMYNTFFIYLALNLTKNMYSFKTILIWEELKKQLFVHTEYLIIMLINDAAFWGSKYIPVHLIVGITFTFFNLIIIKIIRNIFRKSLEKRLLIIGVGNTARELTHVIKENNFTMYNLLGYISANSLEGINQSIRVEEEKILGNCCDIERVIEENQINEVIIALPLADNKQMSEIINRLDGKVNKIKFTPELNGTYTFNSTIEDYDGIMLVSSYNGMNRRTNKFLKRSFDIVTGIAGCIVLGILYLIYAPKIKKDGGKAMFLHTRIGQYLKTFKMYKFRTMYADAEKRLEEMLSKDEKLKEEYYKNFKLKNDPRITEVGKFLRKTSLDEFPQFINVIKGEMSFVGPRPVVQKEVDMYYGEENSRKIFMVKPGITGMWQANGRSDVENYDERIALDLYYIRNWSLWLDVIITVKTIKNVVGKKGAY; translated from the coding sequence GTGAAAAGACAAAGTTCAAAAATTTTAATGATAGTATTACAGTTTTTATTCTACTTTTTAATAAATAAAATATTTAAAGTTCCAGACAGAATTATGTATAACACTTTCTTTATCTATCTTGCATTAAATCTTACTAAAAATATGTATTCCTTTAAAACTATACTCATATGGGAAGAACTAAAAAAACAACTTTTTGTACATACAGAGTATCTCATAATTATGCTGATAAATGATGCAGCATTCTGGGGAAGTAAGTATATACCAGTTCATTTGATAGTAGGAATAACATTTACCTTCTTTAACTTAATTATAATAAAAATCATAAGAAATATATTTAGAAAATCATTAGAAAAAAGGCTTCTTATCATAGGAGTTGGAAATACAGCCAGAGAACTAACTCATGTAATAAAAGAAAATAATTTTACAATGTACAACTTGTTAGGGTATATATCAGCTAATTCTTTAGAAGGAATTAATCAAAGTATAAGAGTAGAAGAAGAAAAGATACTTGGAAACTGCTGTGATATAGAAAGAGTAATAGAAGAAAATCAAATAAATGAAGTAATAATAGCTCTCCCACTAGCAGATAATAAACAGATGTCAGAGATAATAAATAGATTGGATGGAAAAGTGAATAAGATAAAATTTACACCAGAATTAAATGGGACATATACATTTAACTCAACTATAGAAGATTATGATGGAATAATGCTTGTGTCTTCATACAATGGAATGAATAGAAGAACTAATAAGTTTTTAAAAAGAAGCTTTGATATAGTTACAGGAATAGCTGGATGTATAGTACTAGGAATACTTTATCTGATATATGCCCCAAAGATAAAAAAGGATGGTGGAAAAGCAATGTTTCTCCATACAAGGATAGGACAGTATCTAAAAACTTTTAAGATGTATAAGTTCAGAACCATGTATGCTGATGCAGAGAAAAGGCTGGAAGAGATGTTGTCTAAAGATGAAAAACTTAAAGAAGAATATTATAAGAACTTTAAACTTAAAAATGATCCAAGAATAACAGAAGTAGGAAAATTTTTAAGAAAAACATCATTAGATGAGTTTCCACAATTTATAAATGTGATAAAAGGAGAAATGTCATTTGTTGGACCAAGACCTGTAGTGCAAAAAGAAGTGGATATGTACTATGGAGAAGAAAATAGTAGAAAGATATTTATGGTAAAGCCAGGAATAACAGGAATGTGGCAGGCAAATGGAAGGTCAGATGTTGAGAACTATGATGAAAGAATAGCGCTGGATCTTTACTATATAAGGAATTGGTCATTATGGCTAGATGTAATAATAACTGTGAAAACAATAAAGAATGTTGTTGGGAAAAAGGGAGCATATTAA
- a CDS encoding putative glycosyltransferase codes for MEKILIVSIVPYSHTNRGIDTITSYFIENGCKVSHLVFGVNSLKKSMKTEKIKIDKFQQLFSKPSYFSYLGIMGKYFPDFLLKYIIKKTNETAKYIDFNEFNLIILETGKPLFLLNIIPKNIPLVIRMSDPIEYSFGSRKKLFEKLEKEAIERASLTLIAHEKLEKFYKREFTNTILWKTGFDETRIIKQDIENDDSIVYMGNTGVDYELLKYLAVKNKEIKFYIIGNHKKKKLEKNIIFLGYLDSTKYVELINKSKCFFMPFNDYEIERLKMLGMTSKFYTAMTLGKAILTRKYGNIQKDNKDLNIFTYDNFDEANFKLKFILSNNFTKTKKIDEFLESLKNKNRKLELNKILIQKKII; via the coding sequence ATGGAAAAGATATTAATAGTATCAATAGTGCCTTATTCCCATACTAATAGAGGAATAGATACCATAACTTCATATTTTATAGAAAATGGTTGTAAGGTATCACATTTAGTATTTGGAGTAAACAGTTTAAAAAAATCAATGAAAACAGAAAAAATAAAAATAGATAAATTTCAACAATTATTTTCAAAACCTTCATATTTTTCTTATTTAGGAATAATGGGAAAGTATTTTCCAGATTTTCTTTTAAAATATATAATAAAAAAAACTAATGAAACAGCTAAATATATAGATTTTAACGAATTTAATTTGATAATTTTAGAAACAGGAAAACCATTATTTTTATTAAATATTATTCCTAAAAATATTCCTTTAGTAATAAGAATGTCAGATCCAATAGAGTACTCATTTGGGAGTAGAAAAAAACTATTTGAAAAACTAGAAAAAGAAGCTATTGAAAGAGCTAGTTTAACACTGATAGCTCATGAAAAATTAGAAAAATTTTACAAAAGAGAATTTACTAATACTATATTATGGAAAACTGGATTTGATGAAACAAGGATAATAAAACAAGATATAGAAAATGATGATTCTATTGTATATATGGGAAATACAGGAGTAGATTATGAATTGCTAAAATATTTAGCTGTTAAAAATAAAGAAATAAAATTTTATATAATAGGAAATCACAAAAAGAAAAAATTAGAAAAAAATATTATTTTTTTAGGATATTTAGATAGTACAAAATATGTAGAGCTGATTAATAAATCAAAATGTTTTTTTATGCCTTTTAATGATTATGAAATAGAAAGACTAAAAATGTTAGGAATGACATCAAAGTTTTATACAGCAATGACATTAGGAAAAGCAATTTTAACTAGAAAATATGGAAATATTCAAAAAGATAATAAAGATTTAAATATATTTACATATGATAATTTTGATGAAGCAAATTTTAAACTGAAATTTATATTAAGTAATAATTTTACAAAAACTAAAAAAATCGATGAATTTTTAGAAAGTTTAAAAAATAAAAATAGAAAACTTGAATTAAATAAAATATTAATTCAAAAGAAGATAATTTAA